A window of Rhipicephalus microplus isolate Deutch F79 chromosome 8, USDA_Rmic, whole genome shotgun sequence genomic DNA:
GGCCTTTATAAGCTGCCCAGACGCGTTCCCTTAGTACACCTACTGCAGTCAACTGTTATTCAGCAATAGCTATCTAGCAAGTCTGTAGTCCGGTGACAGCCTAAGAATAAATATGGGCTGCACCCACGAGGCCCCAATGTCATATTTGTGATGTTTTCACCGTGTTGATTATTAACACTTCGCAAACGAGGAACACCTTACAGCGTTGCAAAACACTCCCATGCTGCTGCCACTTTTGTGTACCTCAAACGCTGTCCAGTCATAAACCTACTGCATAGCTGCATAGAATGTCTAACGACGAGGGTGATGCTGTCACCGTGAGGATAAgagttgcatttttttattagtTGGTCGTAACAATTATGTTATACCAACGGGCAGCTCTTATTAGACGGGCATGGATAGTTGTACGCCTTAttttttattcttagcttgtcacTGACTATAGTTAGTAGTTTTACATGATCATAAAATGCATTAAAATAAAAGAGATAACTACAATGGAAAGCATGTGCCTAGACATGCTACAATTGTTCGCCAGTTAAATGCGTTCGCATAGTTGGGGGAGAACAATGCGGTTTGTTCCTCTttaaaaaggcacacatacaaactaAACGGAGAAATGGCTGACCTTGTTTGCGAAGGAAGGGTGCCGCTCCTTGGCTTTCCGGCATGGTTCGTGTACGGTTCGCAGGATGACTGCACGATAAAAGTCGCAGTTGCAAATAACCAATGCTTGCGTCCGAACCCCCACATGCATATGCAGGAAGCAAAAATGTTTTCACTGTAATTGAATGCTTTCATAATACCACTGCAATGGTAATGCAAATGGTATGCACAGATTTGCGATGGTGTTTGGGCGTAAAAAGTATGACTGGAATAAAATGTTGAGCATTTGAGTGACACAAATATGTCGCACCACCATGAATATACATTTACATGAACATTTTCTCAGTGTCGTTTTAACGGGAATGGTTGATCACGATCTTTGCAAGAATTTTGGCAGTTACACGTTTGGTCATTTAGGCTTTCTATGAAAGCTGCCTGTCAAGCAGTGCGGGCACAAACTGCAGCAACTTTGCGGAAGGGCCTTTGTGACTTGATCGCACTGCGAAGCACACCACAGACTTTGACTCGCCGAAGACTACAAACTTACCTCGCCTAtcgctgttttttttatgttccttCTGTTCTACGGTCCCGCTGCAGTGatttagtgactaaggtactcggctacagacccgcaggttgtgggattgcattccggctgcgacagctgcaatgtcgatggaggctaaaatgctgtaggcccatgtgctcagatttggctgcacctTGAAGAGCCACAGAttgtcgaaatgtccggagcccttcactacggggtATCTCATATTTATAATATGGTTCTGGCCCGTccaacctcacatatcaatcaatcaatcaatccttctgTTCTACTGTTGTGTGTCACGCGATGTGTTGTACAAAAACGCATTGAAATATCAAAGGAGCAATCACCTCTACGTAAAAGAAGAAGGCCACGTGCTCCGAATTGTAGGGAGAAAAACCACGTGCAAGGAGATTCGGGTCAGTGGAAGCCGTCTGGCTCAGATTAAGAAAAAGCTGTCGAGGAAAGAAATAAGGAAGAGAGAAGGTCATACTTCTCTGCTATCGACTTCTGGTTGCGGTCACTGTCATGCCACAGATTTTAAAAAATTGCTAGTCGTTATTCTGCATTACATTGAATAATAGTCAAACTATCATTAACTCAAAGAATACACTCAATATATTTGTCGCAGATGCCTGCATATTTGTTCATCACTAAATAAAGAAACCAACCATTTTATTTCGCATACTCTTTCAAATGGTACTTCACTCACTCTCACAGGAGGCCTCGACAAGTGATGTCACGAATATGATTTTTTTCTTCGCCTATTCTTATTCAACAAATTTGCTTATTATGTCCTACCAGATAGATTCAGTCATTCTGAAGTTTAACTGCATTATTCTGCAATAAGCGTAAGCAAGCGATAAATAAATAATGACAACCTTTCATATGTTCTCGCAATGCTACAGATAAGGTAATCCTTGCCCCATCAGCGCCCTCAATATTCACACAAAGATCGTGACGTTGAATCCCGGCAGTGACAGCCGCATTTCAATAAAGGCGAAAAGCTAACGGCCTGTGTAGTCTGATGtaggtgcttgttaaagaacccaaaTATTCGAAATTGTGGTTGTTCTCCACCACGGCGTTTTTCATAATGGGATTGTAGTTTTGGGTACATGAAATCTAAATAATTAGAATAGTACATTCGGTTTCACGTCTTATACTCAAATACCAGtcagctgcagagtttcaagttgaacTTCATGACGAGGAAATTCAAGTAGACAAACGCCTACCTCCATATAAGGAGCAAGGGCCAGATGGTCAGCCATGATGTCTTCGTACATCCAGTGCTTGATTCCTTCTATTTTCTGCAAGACCAATGACGTTATTCTTATTTCTCGCCACAATTAAATTCAGAGTCCTGGCTGCAGTGCTAATCTCGTGGACGTAAAACTAATAATATGAACTAAATGCAATTTTTATATCAACACAAACGAAGGGCACGGATTTACAGCAACTTCGACGCTTTCGGTACAGGACTTCAATTGGAATTTTCTGCCGTGACGGCAAAGCTGGATTAGGCAGCTTAGCACGGGACTGGGAAAAAAAATCACGCACCTCCCCGAAGTGaacgatgacgagtgggcgaaacAAGATACTATGTCCATAATGTTTACGTTGAAGTCAATGGCTGTATAAAGCACGCACAGACAACGAACGAATACACGGACGCATGCAGAGACAGATGTATTGGCGGGAGAACGCACGGgcgcacagatggacagatgaacggcGCAGGTggttttttttcacagctgtgtAGCAGGTATCGTGATACaagtgtggacgccgatacatAGATGGATTCCGGACAACCCTAGGCCCTAAAGAATTTCGCCCCTCCAAACAAGTGAAATTCGACTTGATGCACGCATTTCATGCGACATCCTCGCTCTCTTAGTCCTCAGGTTCGTTTTCTCAAACAATCCTTCGTCCTCGCCGTCGCTTCCCTGAAGCCGAGCAGAGAGGCTGCTTTCTACGCCGAAGACTTGTATTTGAGCATGTGCATGCTTACACCTTGTTGAGCATGCAATGGGCCACTTTTTTAAACCACAAGTGTGCTGCTCTGCGATGCCTACCCGCCCTACTAAAGGCAGCACCGGAGGTGCTTCAAGTGGAAAAGAGGTCCTAGCTGCACGTGCTCGGGCTTGTCCATCAGCCGTGTCTATATCGAGACAGCCGAGTCTACATTTTCCACGTCATAGCGCAAGCATACTATGCTCGATAACGTTGTTTTCAGTAAGTGGGTGGCAGCCATTAGTAGGACATATTGCATAGCAGGAAAGTTAACTTTATGATTAAAGCAAAAATAAACGTCTGCGCTCTGCAAAAAAGTGCAGTAGTGCATAGACTCGCCATTTGGTCCAAATCTTTATTGTCAAGGTCTGTAATTTCGTTACACAGCTGTATGGCCCCGAGCGTCAGTCAGTCAATCAGCTCGCTCGTTCAACCGTAGCAAATTCGAGTTCTGGTAGGGTGGCGCTACAGTTGTTCGTTTGGTATATATTTCGTGGCCATTGCTGTTTGTGATGACGAAAAGATGAGGATGATAATTTGGTACACTCTCTGTTTTAAACGAGATATCAGTGAGAACTAACACACACTGATGCCAAGGAGagcataggggatgttatcagaaGTAATTGTTGTGTAAATGTGAATAGacaaaagtgcatgaaaagacaacttgtcaCAGAGAGGCaaaaaacctgtgaccttcgaataatgcatccGACGCTATTCGAtagtcacaggttcggttcccgCCGGTGGCAAGTCACCTCTtggtccacttttgtttctttaaatTTATAATGCTATTGTTTCTAATAACGTTCACGATATTACTCCTGGCATGATTatgtgttagttctcattattattgtttgtaACAAACAAAACCGAGCCCTTAATTTTACACTTATTTAGAAGTGGGGCTGCTTCTTTCAAAAACACGCTTGCGAGTGACACTTTTCCGAAGCTTCTCAACGAAACACGCCATAGTAATTTCTTGTTTACAATTTTTATACTAGGAGCATGCGTACGCTAGCGGCAAAATTGTGTAACAATACTTCATTGTAGGTTTTATTGTTCCTTGCTGCTTTACTTTCTAAAATATTCAGAACGTCTCTCCCACACACACACTCGTGTCAGAAGTGCGCTTATACCATCCAAACCTCTGACACCTAAGTCTGAATATCGACTGCAATTTTCTTTAATTATTTGAGCTAGCACCCACTCAACatattttttaaataaattatAGCATCCTcgtatgactgatgcaaacagcAGCATAGAGACCAATACGTGAATATTATACTTCAGTACAATGAAAACGTCACGTTATACGAACAATGCCACAGCCAATCCATCCGACAGTTACTTTGAGCCAAACGCTAattattgttttctttatttagaCAAACATTATTAATTTTTCTAGTAATAACGATGTCTAACAAGCCACTAGAGTAAATGTAAATAGGACGACACTTCAGCAGGACTCATAAATGACGTGCTTCTGAGGTAAACAAGCAATCAACTCGACAAGAAAATCCTTTTTAGTTGCACATGATGcttgcaaaaaatgaaaaaaaaaataagtgagcAGTAATAGAGTTGAAATGTTACCTCGAGCATAATAGGAATAGGGTGGGCTATGTATGCACCCAAGGCACAGTGCCGTCTCGCACTGAACAGTTGCATTCTGTTTGGATCTGGAAAAATAATGAAAGCATCGAGAAACGAGCAATGCAAACCATCATCGAAatgggttaaaaaaaaaactggtgaaggatttacagtacttggtattctactatgggagagcactaggccgtACCGTGGGCCTCTGATTCAAAAAAATGCTTTAAAAGAAATGTGTGTTCGAAGGAGAAGTGCGGCGTAAATACTGGAGATGCACTTTGATAAAGTCTAAAAAGGATGAAGGTTTTGTGGTAACAACGTAgtaaaaaacaatgcatctcactgcAAACCTATTTTTGGCACCCAGTAGCTATTTATTCTTTTATCGATTCATTAAGCCACCAAACTTTTTGGTTCAGTTAACCATATTGCCACGCGCGTTTCtaattttcacttttgtttgatCTGGTTTTCACCCACAAATCCTGAGACAGAAATTCTGAGCTCGaactgcgcctcattgttcgagaaggttcgcaATCATTGTCAATCACTCTGTTACGattcagccccgccacggtggtctagtggctaaggtactcggctactgacccgcaggtcgcgggctcgaatcccggctgcagcggctgcatttccaatggaggcggaaatgttgtaggcccgtgtgctcagatttgggtgcgcgttaaaaaaccccaggtggtcaaaatttccggagccctccactacggcgtctctcataataaaatggtgcttttgagacgttaaaccccacatttcaataaATCAAATCTGTTACGATTGCGCGCAAAACGCGAACATTCGAGCTTATTCCAGTGTTTGCACGACGACCAGTGATAAAGCTAAAATAGTCAACACCGCATGTATGAACACCGACGCGGTTCGCCACTTGTCtgctgatcgacggccgacgctctgttcgccgctatcattgCCAGCGTCTTCTCTAATCTGACTTTCCCTTTACGTGGCCACCAGTTCGGCTCAATAAACAGTTTAACCTGAACATCCACTCTGCTCCCTTTGTCCGCGTCACGACACTGTGACAATATTATGGTTCAGCCATTAGTAGCATCGCATACCACGTGACTGTAATGCTTCCGACTATTACAAACAGTAATGACAGGACAACATCCAGCAATGCAACGTTCAGGTGGTTTCAATATTGACATCTTGAATGCTTACTTACAAAAGGTAGTTTAAATTaaagcaattatttttttctaCCGGATGTGTGTAAAAAAttacagcgtatccacggagtgaatgatgatgagagggatGAAGCgtgcatccgtccttccgtcgaccgaccgaccgaccgccATCTTATCAAACtcatcgccccactcatcattcactgcgtcGACATGCTGTGTAGCTGGCTACGACAACCTAGGACGAAGGATGGATTGAGCCATAGCGTAAGGAAGTTCGCCCCTGAAAATCGCAATACGGAAGCGACGAACAAATCTCCAACCTTGCTCGTGCCTGAAAAAGGGGGCTCGTGACAGAACTTCGGACAAGAAAGTCCTGAGATTTGAAGTAGGTAAAAAATACACGCAGCACTAGTGCCAAGGTAATTAACAAGCTAAGTCAAGATTGTCAATATGAGATGTGATAAAGGAATCACTCACCCTGCGCATTGGCTAGAATTCTCGCTGCAGTCCTAACAAGGTCAGGTAACATCTTCACCACGTAAAACTTTCTGAAAACAAATAACAACGACACTTGATTTCATGTGACGTCTTCGAGCAATCATCAATGTTAAATAGCTGTTGACCAATTTTATCAATTCTCATAATTAGGTAACACGGTAGAATTTTCGCACTCCCTCATTTGCGCACATATCCCCACACACGTATACTTAAGACTATCGTTCATTGTACGCGTATTATGTGAGTCACATTACGCACAATAAAAAGTTGGTAGTGAGTGCTCTTTGCGGGGTGTAGTATAAGGCTTGCGGCTGTATGCGTGAATGAGGCTTCTAACTGGGGCTCAGGCAATTTGTTAAGTTGTTAAGAAAGGTAATCAGCTTGGTACGTCCTAATCGTATCTCGTTTTACTTAAATGAAGTGTCCATGTTTCTTGGGTTTGAGAAAAAAGTCGTATCTTCATCACAAGAGAAAAGCGAAGAATGCCATTTCTAAAATTGTTAATCAAATTGGCAACAATTTAGCTTCAGTAAGTTTGCATGTTATGCTTTTCAGCATATATAGTATGAAGCTCACTCCGTTAGCTTGTGGCCCGGCATAGTTAAAAAATTTTCTGTGTAAACAAAAAcgcagccacagcatcaaaagaACCAACCTTCATGCTGTTTATGGATTTAACGGAACATTTAGCAATCAGAGCATGTCACGTGTGGCGGTATAAGCAGCCTTCCAATCCACTCCAAAGATACAGCGCGCCCAATCACGTGCAACCATACCCGACCTGTAAAAATTGTATTTCTTGCCGAAGCCAGGCACCACCCTCGGGCAACCCTCCATGCGCATTTTGCATGGAGGGTTCAGAACCACCAGTGCCTTTCATCTTTGCGCCAGCCGCGACCGTGAGCAGCGCTCACAGGCTTTTCCATGCGCATAGAACACACGATGCGCCGGGCATGGTCGCCATTGGTGGGTACATTGCCAGAAATTGGCTTATTTCCTACCCGTTTGGCGAGAAACATTTCCAGTGGACACCATGGCTATTGACTGACTGCTTTAAAATTTCCGGTGTTATGTATTAAGGAAGATGGTTTTATTTTCATCAACAGTAAAAAGTCTCTTCGTAACACGACTACTGTTCTATTTGGCTGCCAATTTTGGGATAATATTTTATGGGACGGCTACTTTGGCTACATTTCGCTTAAGTTTTTgcgacgccccgccacggtggtctagtggctaaggtactcggctgctgacccgcaggtcgcgggatcaaatcccagctgtggtggctgcatttccgatggaggcggaaatgttg
This region includes:
- the LOC142768238 gene encoding uncharacterized protein LOC142768238, with protein sequence MGDQQQKEINGLKVEIMFSDALLGINVDLSEVDCGKIEGIKHWMYEDIMADHLALAPYMELFLNLSQTASTDPNLLARGFSPYNSEHVAFFFYVESSCEPYTNHAGKPRSGTLPSQTRVNGALSQYAPFAVSFFCPYGSAMAKEPCELYRRKTKSVYL